A window from Rhinoraja longicauda isolate Sanriku21f chromosome 26, sRhiLon1.1, whole genome shotgun sequence encodes these proteins:
- the LOC144606167 gene encoding sulfurtransferase Alvin_2599-like produces MNPVIWWIRSSFQSVQDMGSDSLVQQLAQKSGHILLLDVRSAAEYEVSHLEGAVRIDPDTSDVETVVKDLGLTASEPARDVVCYCTVGYRSSRLAQRLDQALSAGAKGSPSPRVYNLEGGLVKWANEGKPIVDSGGKPTPLVHPYSAIWAPLLQRECRAKI; encoded by the exons ATGAACCCGGTCATCTGGTGGATCCGCAGCAGCTTCCAGTCTGTGCAGGACATGGGCTCCGACTCCCTGGTTCAGCAGCTGGCACAGAAATCAGGACACATCTTGCTGCTG GACGTCCGCAGTGCGGCCGAGTACGAGGTCAGTCACCTGGAGGGAGCTGTTCGCATCGACCCGGACACCAGCGACGTGGAGACGGTGGTCAAGGACCTGGGACTGACAG CCAGCGAGCCTGCCCGGGACGTGGTGTGTTACTGCACGGTGGGGTATCGCTCGTCTCGGCTGGCACAGCGACTAGACCAGGCCCTGTCTGCCGGAGCCAAGGGCAGCCCAAGCCCCAGGGTCTACAACCTGGAGGGGGGGCTGGTGAAGTGGGCCAACGAGGGCAAGCCCATCGTGGACAGCGGGGGCAAGCCCACCCCCCTCGTTCATCCCTACAGCGCCATCTGGGCCCCACTCCTGCAGCGTGAGTGCAGGGCCAAGATATGA
- the LOC144606265 gene encoding tRNA uridine(34) hydroxylase-like — MEPVSEWIRWRFPAVRSLGPAALEQRLRGQRERLLLLDVRSAAEYEVSHLEGAVRIDPDTSDVETVVKELGLTGGSEEKEVVCYCTAGYHGSEMAERLGKALPPGRGSTRVYSLEGGLVRWANDGKHMVDSGGQTTALVHPYNKVWAQLLEPKYRVPV; from the exons ATGGAGCCGGTGAGCGAGTGGATCCGCTGGCGCTTCCCTGCGGTGCGGAGCCTGGGCCCGGCCGCTCTGGAGCAGCGCCTGCGGGGGCAACGGGAGCGGCTGCTGCTGTTG GACGTCCGCAGTGCGGCCGAGTACGAGGTCAGTCACCTGGAGGGAGCTGTTCGCATCGACCCGGACACCAGCGACGTGGAGACGGTGGTCAAGGAGTTGGGACTGACAG GTGGCTCGGAGGAGAAGGAGGTGGTTTGCTACTGCACGGCTGGTTACCACGGCTCGGAGATGGCGGAGAGGCTGGGCAAGGCTTTGCCACCGGGGCGCGGCTCGACCAGGGTCTACAGCCTGGAAGGGGGGCTGGTGAGGTGGGCCAACGATGGCAAGCACATGGTGGACAGTGGCGGCCAGACCACCGCTCTCGTCCACCCCTACAACAAGGTGTGGGCTCAGCTGCTGGAGCCCAAGTACCGGGTACCCGTCTGA
- the med31 gene encoding mediator of RNA polymerase II transcription subunit 31 translates to MAAVSSSLETEEQAKLRFQMELEFVQCLANPNYLNFLAQRGYFRDRTFVNYFKYLLYWKEPEYARYLKYPQCLHMLELLQYEHFRKELVNAQCAKFIDEQQLLHWQHYSRKRVRLQQALAEQQQQNNASSK, encoded by the exons ATGGCCGCGGTCTCCAGCTCCCTGGAGACAG AGGAACAGGCGAAGCTGCGATTCCAGATGGAGCTGGAGTTTGTTCAATGTCTGGCAAACCCTAACTACCTGAACT TCTTGGCGCAGAGGGGTTACTTCAGAGACCGCACGTTCGTCAACTACTTCAAGTACCTCCTCTACTGGAAGGAGCCCGAGTATGCCAGGTACCTAAA gtACCCCCAGTGCCTCCACATGTTGGAGCTGCTTCAGTATGAGCACTTCCGCAAGGAGCTGGTCAATGCCCAGTGCGCCAAGTTCATCGACGAGCAGCAGCTGCTGCACTGGCAGCATTACTCCCGCAAGCGTGTGCGGCTGCAGCAGGCCCTGgccgagcagcagcagcagaacaaCGCCTCCAGCAAGTGA